The following proteins are co-located in the Maridesulfovibrio sp. genome:
- a CDS encoding BMP family ABC transporter substrate-binding protein, translating into MFNLLVMVAVFVLLPVSSNAEDFNPVLVYQGKIEKNSFSVAIHKGVERFEANTGEKCTEVEVGMSFKEYIDTITKYADEGYSPIFLMYGNHFPNMVPFVRKYPATRFIVLDTVRDEPNVYSFVLADHEGAFLAGALAAMASKSGKLGFISIVDTGFQRRFLCGYSQGAKYINPDIVVLEVFTGSYDGAWFDGNATAHMADKMMDQGADVIFQAAGGAGPAVLKACAERGKLGIGVDINQNGLYPDSVLTSMVKHTDKAVYAALMLARRGIWRDNYKRLGLEQEAVGIVFDAHNEKLVTQEMRNRIENIRRKIVLGEITVNEYTEDPTCPSHDK; encoded by the coding sequence TTGTTTAATCTACTAGTGATGGTAGCCGTTTTTGTTCTGCTTCCAGTCAGTTCTAACGCTGAGGATTTCAATCCGGTTCTTGTCTATCAGGGAAAGATTGAAAAGAATTCATTCAGTGTTGCAATTCATAAAGGGGTAGAGAGATTCGAAGCCAATACCGGAGAGAAGTGCACAGAAGTTGAAGTTGGTATGAGCTTTAAGGAGTACATTGATACAATTACGAAGTATGCTGACGAGGGGTATTCTCCGATATTTCTCATGTATGGCAATCATTTTCCGAATATGGTTCCCTTTGTGCGCAAGTATCCGGCAACCAGATTTATTGTTCTGGATACTGTGCGTGATGAGCCGAATGTCTACTCTTTTGTGCTTGCCGACCACGAAGGTGCTTTTTTGGCCGGAGCTTTGGCGGCGATGGCTTCCAAAAGCGGTAAACTTGGGTTTATTTCAATTGTGGATACAGGGTTCCAGCGCCGTTTTCTGTGTGGATATTCTCAAGGAGCCAAGTACATAAATCCGGATATCGTGGTGCTTGAAGTTTTTACTGGAAGTTATGATGGTGCATGGTTCGATGGTAATGCAACCGCACATATGGCTGACAAAATGATGGATCAGGGTGCTGATGTTATCTTTCAGGCCGCCGGCGGAGCAGGACCTGCTGTTCTTAAAGCCTGTGCTGAACGCGGTAAGCTTGGCATCGGTGTGGATATTAACCAGAACGGTCTTTATCCCGACAGCGTGCTCACTTCCATGGTCAAACACACGGATAAGGCTGTTTATGCAGCGTTGATGCTGGCCAGGAGAGGTATCTGGCGTGACAATTATAAACGTTTGGGGTTGGAGCAGGAAGCAGTTGGGATTGTGTTCGATGCTCATAACGAAAAGCTGGTGACGCAAGAGATGCGCAATCGCATTGAGAATATCCGTAGGAAAATAGTTCTCGGCGAAATTACGGTTAACGAATATACAGAAGATCCGACCTGTCCAAGCCATGATAAGTAA
- a CDS encoding multidrug efflux SMR transporter produces MKFSEGFTRVVPSALMFVLYGASFTALAFALKKIDVSVAYAIWSGLGTAIIFTIGIFFFKESVSVLKVVSLLLIITGVVGLKLSGASH; encoded by the coding sequence ATGAAATTTTCAGAAGGTTTTACCAGAGTTGTTCCTTCTGCATTGATGTTCGTCTTGTACGGAGCTTCTTTTACTGCTTTGGCTTTCGCTTTAAAGAAAATTGATGTCAGCGTAGCTTACGCCATTTGGTCCGGCCTTGGAACAGCAATTATTTTCACCATAGGGATTTTCTTTTTCAAGGAATCTGTTTCAGTACTTAAAGTTGTCAGTTTGTTACTGATTATTACCGGAGTTGTAGGGCTGAAATTGAGCGGTGCCAGCCATTAG
- a CDS encoding bacteriohemerythrin, producing MSISIRLKLSAFVLGFIPAIIAIILFVFSPDFVFGSASSTVLLCGIAASLVLTFFIVYSISRNVISPIENLRDFAVDVQKGKANDECAGFYMHELEELKVAVCSMVASLEEANKRAESLSEEARRKNIEIEAALKTSRDTEEQTQKLIASMRKAADKAGNSSVRIFSGISDLSERIEKVGEGVEVQRDRMTETATAMEEMNSTVAEVARNASLAAGNADQSRENAATGARGVNDAVDAIKKVEDEVLSLKETMSQLGKRAENIDRVINVINDIADQTNLLALNAAIEAARAGEAGRGFAVVADEVRKLAEKTMEATKEVGEAITDIQEHAKTNVASVDRAAADIVAGTETAVESGRYMQEIVTIIESTSEQVESIATASEEQSATSEEINNAVSDVTQVAQETAEEMGEARKILLEVSSLVQELDTLIHGMAQGDLASAAGAELVTWSDSAFSVGVRAIDVQHKKLVGMINGLHKAMRDRASDTVMKRLVEELKNYTVDHFSTEEKIFDRYGYSQTPAHKALHEKFVNQVLEFEAALLSGKAKVTMDVMHFLKDWLVKHIQGEDRKYTSFMHSHGIR from the coding sequence ATGAGTATTTCTATTCGATTAAAGCTTTCTGCTTTTGTCCTTGGTTTTATCCCGGCAATTATCGCTATTATTCTCTTTGTCTTCAGCCCGGATTTCGTTTTCGGTTCGGCCTCTTCTACTGTTCTGCTGTGCGGAATTGCGGCGAGTCTAGTGCTTACGTTTTTTATCGTTTACAGCATCAGCCGTAATGTAATTTCTCCCATTGAAAATTTGCGGGATTTTGCCGTTGATGTGCAGAAAGGGAAAGCCAATGATGAGTGTGCCGGGTTTTACATGCATGAGCTGGAAGAGCTTAAGGTGGCAGTCTGCTCCATGGTTGCCAGCCTGGAAGAGGCCAACAAGAGAGCCGAATCCTTGAGCGAGGAGGCTCGTAGAAAAAATATTGAAATTGAAGCAGCATTGAAAACCAGCCGGGATACGGAAGAGCAGACTCAAAAACTTATTGCTTCCATGCGAAAGGCGGCCGACAAGGCCGGTAATTCCTCCGTACGTATTTTTTCGGGTATTAGTGATTTAAGTGAGCGGATTGAAAAGGTAGGTGAAGGCGTTGAGGTTCAGCGTGACCGTATGACAGAAACCGCCACCGCAATGGAAGAGATGAACTCCACTGTGGCTGAGGTTGCCCGTAACGCTTCACTTGCCGCCGGAAATGCGGATCAGTCGCGTGAAAATGCTGCAACCGGTGCACGTGGGGTCAATGATGCTGTTGATGCGATCAAGAAGGTTGAGGACGAAGTCCTTTCCCTTAAAGAGACCATGAGCCAGCTTGGCAAGCGGGCAGAAAATATTGACCGCGTCATTAACGTGATCAATGATATTGCAGACCAGACCAACCTGCTGGCCCTGAATGCTGCCATTGAAGCCGCAAGGGCAGGTGAGGCTGGGCGCGGCTTTGCCGTTGTTGCCGATGAGGTCCGCAAACTGGCTGAAAAAACAATGGAAGCCACCAAAGAGGTTGGCGAAGCTATTACTGATATTCAGGAACACGCCAAGACCAACGTGGCTTCTGTAGATCGCGCTGCAGCAGATATAGTTGCCGGTACTGAAACCGCAGTTGAATCCGGTAGGTACATGCAGGAAATCGTAACCATCATTGAATCTACTTCCGAGCAGGTTGAATCCATTGCCACTGCTTCTGAAGAGCAGTCAGCCACCAGTGAAGAAATCAATAATGCTGTTTCCGACGTTACCCAAGTGGCACAGGAAACAGCAGAAGAAATGGGCGAGGCCCGCAAGATCCTTCTTGAGGTTTCAAGCCTTGTTCAGGAACTTGATACCTTGATCCATGGCATGGCTCAGGGAGACCTTGCCTCTGCTGCAGGAGCTGAACTGGTTACCTGGAGTGACAGCGCTTTTTCTGTCGGCGTCAGGGCCATTGATGTGCAGCACAAGAAGTTGGTCGGCATGATCAACGGACTGCACAAGGCCATGCGTGACCGCGCATCTGATACGGTCATGAAAAGATTGGTGGAAGAGTTGAAGAATTACACCGTCGACCATTTCAGCACTGAAGAAAAAATATTTGACCGCTATGGTTATTCACAGACTCCGGCACACAAGGCGTTGCACGAAAAGTTCGTCAATCAGGTGCTTGAATTTGAAGCAGCATTGCTCAGCGGTAAGGCTAAGGTGACCATGGATGTCATGCACTTCCTTAAGGATTGGCTGGTGAAGCATATTCAGGGAGAAGACCGTAAGTATACCTCTTTCATGCATAGTCACGGAATCCGCTAA
- a CDS encoding potassium channel family protein, with amino-acid sequence MKKGTYFFWAALLGYLATILLIYHFESACENSNIRTLFDAFWYSLVTLTTVGYGDHYPTSVVGKMVSMVMVLGSVGILGYFIGSLSEHIQTLAERRKMGFDGTVFSNHVIIVGWNEFSEDVVTQLVHAGKKVCIVTDNKDHIDFIYESFSRKQVFVIFSDMNCRECLKKSNAAEAVSLMPSLGDDTKNLVFVLNAKKYHPHLSFVATIENSELKETFASAGVDFTICRNDISSKIVASYIFEPSVAQFNEDLLSSAYGNQDYDVQQYFIKEGSRFDGQSYGDIFEELRESFNVLAIGVSQDKGQGLELNKLPPFSLRVGAGDYLIVLTSGSSIESLNDAFGCSEGLYYAE; translated from the coding sequence ATGAAAAAGGGCACTTACTTTTTTTGGGCAGCATTACTGGGGTATCTTGCCACTATCCTGCTCATCTATCATTTTGAATCAGCCTGTGAGAATTCCAATATCAGAACTCTCTTTGATGCTTTCTGGTATTCACTGGTTACCCTGACGACTGTCGGTTACGGTGATCATTATCCCACGTCCGTTGTCGGGAAGATGGTTTCCATGGTCATGGTGCTGGGAAGTGTAGGGATACTCGGCTATTTCATCGGAAGTCTTAGCGAACATATACAGACTTTGGCGGAGAGGCGTAAAATGGGTTTTGACGGAACGGTTTTTAGCAACCACGTGATAATTGTCGGCTGGAATGAATTCTCTGAAGATGTGGTTACCCAGCTTGTCCATGCCGGTAAAAAAGTATGTATTGTTACGGACAATAAAGATCATATTGATTTTATTTACGAGAGCTTTTCGCGCAAGCAGGTATTTGTGATATTCTCGGATATGAATTGCCGTGAGTGCTTGAAAAAATCCAATGCCGCAGAAGCCGTCTCACTCATGCCAAGCCTCGGCGATGACACCAAGAATCTTGTCTTCGTACTCAATGCCAAGAAGTACCATCCCCATCTTTCCTTTGTGGCGACTATTGAGAATTCCGAGTTGAAGGAAACATTTGCCAGCGCCGGAGTGGATTTTACCATTTGCCGCAATGATATTTCTTCCAAGATTGTTGCCAGCTATATTTTCGAACCCAGCGTGGCTCAGTTTAATGAAGACCTTCTTTCTTCGGCTTACGGTAATCAGGATTATGATGTTCAGCAGTATTTTATCAAGGAAGGCAGCAGGTTTGACGGGCAGAGTTATGGAGATATTTTTGAAGAACTGCGTGAATCCTTCAATGTGCTGGCCATCGGGGTGAGTCAGGATAAAGGTCAGGGATTGGAACTGAATAAACTGCCGCCGTTTTCCTTGAGGGTCGGTGCCGGGGATTATCTGATCGTACTGACTTCAGGAAGCAGCATAGAGAGCTTGAATGATGCTTTCGGGTGTTCCGAGGGGCTTTACTATGCGGAGTAA
- a CDS encoding diguanylate cyclase yields MISKYVISLHSISLFLLKVLLIGLVVPLAAGMVILFALEEKEMRVQLAEFHQSSLDTLVDSAEDSMLSFSPEEARNIVRTLLQDKRIVRIEIFSSIYDLYLLRVSKETPEHQYNVSELVKTVTKNDEKLGYVLVAVDKDWVTPRIQKERNRIIFMFVTMFMGGLLLIVPAIYFKVFKPLNRLMSQVEVLSKGELGIPYSWEGRDEFSMLGKTLDDMRTKLEKTFSLMREMAVTDELTGLPNRRGFYGEVEKLLWLSGRYNHPLTLALFDIDHFKLINDNFGHSVGDEVLKSFADVISKRIRKTDLFARIGGEEFVLVMPEAPSNDAHNLLDRLRQDVSAYEFPHGETVTVSVGYTDNSGPDKLEGLMDIADKALYKAKQEGRDRVVFGPASKLT; encoded by the coding sequence ATGATAAGTAAATATGTTATAAGTCTGCATAGTATTTCCCTGTTTCTGCTGAAGGTCCTGCTGATCGGACTGGTTGTCCCTCTGGCTGCAGGTATGGTTATACTGTTTGCGTTGGAAGAAAAGGAGATGAGGGTCCAGCTTGCCGAATTTCATCAGAGTTCTTTGGATACTCTTGTTGATAGTGCTGAAGATTCGATGCTTTCCTTTTCGCCGGAAGAGGCACGCAATATTGTGAGGACTCTTTTGCAGGATAAGCGCATTGTAAGGATAGAAATTTTTTCATCTATTTATGATCTCTACCTGTTGCGTGTTTCTAAGGAAACACCTGAACATCAGTACAATGTATCTGAGCTGGTTAAGACAGTAACCAAAAACGATGAAAAATTGGGATATGTGCTGGTAGCGGTGGACAAGGATTGGGTAACTCCGCGAATTCAAAAAGAGCGCAACCGTATCATATTCATGTTTGTTACCATGTTTATGGGCGGGTTGCTGCTGATAGTTCCGGCTATTTATTTTAAGGTGTTCAAGCCATTGAACCGATTGATGAGTCAGGTGGAGGTCCTGTCAAAAGGAGAGCTAGGAATTCCGTACAGTTGGGAGGGGCGGGATGAGTTTTCCATGCTCGGTAAAACTCTGGATGACATGCGAACCAAGCTGGAGAAGACTTTCAGCTTGATGCGTGAAATGGCGGTAACTGATGAGTTGACCGGGCTTCCTAACCGCCGCGGGTTTTACGGTGAAGTTGAAAAGTTGCTCTGGTTGAGCGGCCGCTACAACCATCCGCTAACACTTGCTCTCTTTGATATTGATCATTTCAAATTGATAAACGATAATTTCGGGCATTCTGTGGGAGATGAGGTTCTGAAAAGCTTTGCAGATGTGATTTCAAAGCGGATTCGTAAAACAGATCTCTTTGCCCGTATTGGTGGGGAGGAGTTTGTATTAGTCATGCCTGAAGCTCCCAGCAATGATGCCCATAACCTGCTTGACCGACTTCGGCAGGATGTTTCGGCATATGAGTTTCCTCATGGAGAGACCGTTACCGTAAGTGTCGGATATACAGATAATTCCGGTCCAGATAAGCTCGAAGGGTTGATGGATATAGCTGACAAGGCTCTTTATAAAGCCAAGCAGGAAGGCCGGGACAGAGTTGTTTTCGGTCCAGCAAGCAAATTAACTTAA